The window attcattcttttttttactgctgagtaatattccattatgtatgtatatgtatatatatgtgtgtgtatgtatgtgtatacatatatatatatatcacatcttatttatccattcatttatcaatagacacttgagttgctgccgtatcttggctattgtaaataatgctgcaataaacataggggtgcatatatctttttgaattagtgtttttgttttctttgtgtaaatgtCCAgttgaattactggatcatatgatatttctatttttaattttttgaggaatctccctaCTGTTTTTatcagtggctgcaccaatttacatgcccctcaccaatagtgcatgagggttcctttttttccacatccttgttaaCACTTGTTAATTCTTGtctttgattctagccattctgatggcataaggtgatatgtcattgtggttttgatttgcatttccctaatgattactgatgttgagtatcttttcatgtgtctattggccatcagAGAGGAAATTCTTATTGCTCAAGTGGGAACGAACACATGTAGCTCTCAAGCTATAGATCATTATATTCTGTTCCTTGATTAGAGACATGGATGTTGGTTCTGGAGTATGACATGGGCATCAGGCCCAGGTAGAATCAAGGACTCAAGCATCTCAGGgctttttgccttttctgttAACTTCACTCTCACTGGGGACATGGCTGCTAATAGATTCCAAGCTTACATTTCACAACTTCCAGCATTGGGAAAGGGCCAACTGTTCATCAGTATCTGTTTGAAagatctttaggaaaaaaaaaatctgtgattggTTCACTTCAAGCCTGGACCAATTAATTGTGGCCTGGGGATAGGATTAGGTAGGAAAATGGTTCATTCTGAGGTGGTCCTGTCCTCGGGTGAGGTGGGGAAATTCCTATGATAAGGGGTGAAGGGGCACTGCATAGATAGTTCCACAGGTGTTCACTACACAAATATATCAGACGATAGTGGATGTAGTTACAGATGTCATATTTTAACTGATTcagtcaaatttttaaatttgaaaaatctgaCTCTCTGACCATTAGCTCTGATATTCCAcctcttccattttcttattcctgttagatttatttttcagtctcATCAAAGCTTCAATGTGGTTCTAGAACCAAAAAGTTCTACCTTTTCTCTCCCAACATGcagcctgaaatatttaaaatcataaagttGAATCTTGTCCCATACCATTGTCTACTGTTTATAACTTGCTTCCCTCCTTAATATTTAGGTTCCATCTTCCTGTGGTTAGTTTTGGTCCAGTGGATACAACATGGCTCTGGAGACCAAAACATCCATATGCAGCTCTTTTGTGAAGGTTGCACCCTGAGCATTGAGGCAGTGCGTGACTGCCTCTAGGCTTCTGTTCACTCCTGTCTCATCTGTTCCtgatttactttcttctttatccttggGGAAATCATCTTTCATACCAGTATCCAAGATTCCCTGGGAGTCATTTTCTTCACTCACTTCACTTTTATGATTTGTctgaatctgttttctcttctgtggttCCCCAGATTGGCATgttctcttgggaaaaaaaaaaggcccagtGTACAGAGTTATAAAACTGAGAATCTGTGGTATCAGATCTCTGTGAGCCTTTCCATGGCTTGCCAATCAAGCTACTTCTTACTTGGCTCTCTTTCATACTGCCCACAGCAGCTGATTGAAATGTTTACTGTTGGAATGCATATTGGGATGATTTGGCACCTATAACCTTATGGTGTATATTCCTTtctgcatacattttaaaaacattccaaaAAAATATGGAGTTCACCTAACTTCTGAATGTGTCAATGAAGAGTAAATTATGGCATCTCATCCTAGTATTTTGGTAAGTAGAGTCTCCACTTCAGTATTAAGTTGGTCTTACTGAAAAAAGCAATATTAATCATTGAAGTTACCAATGTCCATTTCATCAAATGGAAccgggaaaaaaatcacaatataatttgattaaatttaaatgaaaatgaggcTTGAGACATGTTATTCATGCCAGCTAATAAATGCATGAGATAGAGGGTATCCAAATACAATTATCTGCCAGAAATCTTATCAACTGTAACTTACCAAATGGTTTGGTACATTTGAAGTACTTGTAATCACTTAGATTAAGATGGctattgaataaaaaaatgaacaggttATACATTTGACTTGGAGGGAATTCAAATAGGATAAGTTTGTACTCTAATTTGGGATaagatagaatttattttttagaggtgATACTTGGTGAAAATAGTAACAGAACTTTGGAGTTAGTGGCTGGCATTATATtagtgaaattaaaaacaatataaaagggAGATAATATGAGACATTTGTAACCACATTTATTCTCAAATAAATTCTCTATCCTTGGGAGTGTGAATGTAATAGGCTGCTTTGTGGAGATTCTGGCCCGCCCACCAAGAAAGACCTCTCTGAATGCCCGCTCCTTTGCCTACAGCTTCCATCGACTATCTCATACATCACCCCCATCTTTTGACCACTGTTTATTGAGTCAGATGGTCACATCAGCCTGCTCCGTGTGGACTCCCTAGCCAGGGAGGCCTCTAGGGAGAAAAATGAGGCAACTGCCTAAGCGGAGCAGAAATGCTACAGTACTCCCTTTAGGGCAGGTGCATCCCTGTTCTTGCATGTAGTACCTGTAGTACagtaaattttcctttttgtttaaatcTAGTAAATATCCCATGCTGCTGGGACTGTGGTGAGATATGTTCATACATAGTTGGTAGTATTATAAATTGTTATaagttttctggaaaatatttggcaatatgtattaagagaattaaaaatgttcatatctGTATACTTGGTTGTACCACTTCTAGAACTATATTGAGTAATTTATCAGATTTAGTACTTGGACATTTATCACAGTGCAATTTATGATagcaaaaaatcagaaaagctaAATCTTCCAGTTTCAGGACTAGTTAACTATATCAGAATGTGTCTGTATCTTGTAATGTTattcaattattaaaatgttttagaaaaaatatttaatgatgtggCAAGCTACCATGCtattacattaaatgaaaaatctgTATACAAAGTACTATATACATTCTGACTCAAATATCatgatttatatatgtatgtgtgtataatgaatccaaaaaaggtagaagaaaatgcacccaaatgttaaaaatggtaattttttaagCAGGAGAActaaatataacttatttttatgcTTTCCTATATCTTCATTTCCTACAATGATCATGTATGTAATTAGAAAAGTcctattattaaaaaatgatgtgTAAAATACTGTCTTATTTTAGTGTTATAAGaaattggttttttttctttgttgcatAAAAAACTTCGAAAAACTCAAAAGGATGTATTTATTACATGCTGTGCAGCggaataaaatgtattatttatcttttcaatggcaggatataaaatctatAAGCAATAGTATTAAACTatctgttttattaaaatttaaatggaaatgtgtTCATAGTtacatttgtcttgttttaaaaataaatcagcatCCATTTTAAGTAATGAAGATTAAATACattatgataaaattattttaaggtttGCCAGATTTTAATCAAGTAACAACAGTTTAGAGATATACGTATACATATACAGATAGAACATACACTTTTTATAACTGTAAGGCATACTTTATGATATATAATCTTTTTAccacaaaatatatatacttctcAGATATGAAACAAAACTGATATGACTAGGAAGACACTACTACCTGGGACCAGGGTAATACCTTTACAAGTAGTTTAGCTTTTATATATGACTTTGGTAGTATCTGTGTACAAATAAGCCAATTAGCTGGCATATTTTGGCAGTGTGAATCTATAAGACATTAGTTGACTTTCACAAAAGTTTCTGAAACTCGATGATTACTGCTTAGCAAGTCTATGTACAAAATGTGCAGTAGCATGTACAAGTGGGCCAGAGTTGCTAATAGCTAAATAGGAACAAAAGCTTTCCTGCCCTTTGGAAATTGGGCAGAGCAATCTTGAGCTCTGATCCCCTGTTGCTCCTCTCAGGGTTTAACATATTCCAAATACCTTTATGTGGAAATCAAAAATAGCAGAACAAGAGCAGACTGGGGAGATGTCATTTCTGTCAGTAAAATTTTCCCAATCAACACATTCATCCAGTTTCTGACATCATTCTTTGAGTGGCCATCATCTATCTAGTGCAAAATGGGGCGAAATatggctttgctttgttttgttgcaCAGGGAAAGAAAAGCTTTTGTTCAGAGCTTTGGAAAGTTTCGTTGAGACCACATaacctttttcttcttaaattctgAAAAGTAGCTAATGCTCATTTGGTAGTGAAGTGCTGTAGAGGAATGTTTTTCTTGCTCCTTCTTTCACAAGATTACTTCAGCGACAGGTTTCGAGTGTGTCACTCAACTTCAACACATGAGGCAGACTTCTTGGTGGATGCGTTTCCATGATCTGAGGGGCGGTAGGAAAGTGTGCTCATTTTTGTTGATAGGCTTGAGTGGGATTTAGCCTTTGGGGGGATGTATTTCAGaagctggagaaaatattttttaaatttcttccccAGAAAGCCATAAAAGAGAGGATTCAGGCAATTGTTAAAATAAGCTATGCAAATGGTGATGGGCATGGCGGTGTCAACAATATCTGCAATTTTACAGTCATGTATGATGCCCAGTTGGATCAATACATCCAGAAAAGTGAATATTTGGTGGGGgacccaggaaaagaaaaagaaaagcacaattGCCATAATTATCTTGAAAATATCATCATTTCTTGGCTTGTTCTTCTGAATCTCATAAGCCCTCTTTAAGGTCTTCCAAATAAGAGTATAACTTGTAAGAATgatcagaaaaggaaacaagaaaccCAGTATATTCTTGGTTAGGCCGAGTCCAATGGGGAGGGTTGAATTTTGGGATTCATAATGGAAAGCACAGACCGTGATATTGGTGTTCTCGATGAAAAATACATTTCGGTGGATTATGGTTGGCAAACTGGCCAAGCCAGCCAGCAGCCAAATAATGATGCAGGTGACTTTGGCCATAAGCATTGTGCGCCGGAGGCGGGACTTCATAGGATGAACAATAGCCAGGTAACGATCGATGCTTAGACATGTAAGTAGAAACACACTGGCATAGAGGTTGAAACTGACACTGGCTGAAGCAATCTTACATAGGTAATTGCCAAAGGGCCAGCGGTATTCCATAGCAGTATAGACAGCCCACAGTGGCAATGTCAGTAAAAAGCATAAGTCAGCCAGTgctaaattcaaaagaaaaacactggCCACCGTCTTCAGTTTCATGTAAAAGTAAATGACAATCACTACCAAGCTGTTTCCAAATATTCCCACCACAAAGATGATACTGTATAAAGTAGGGATCATGACAAATATGTAATTGTGCCTTCCAGCTTTGGGACAGTCATCTTGGATTCTTTTAATACCATCTTCAATGGAAGAGTTGAGGATCATCTTGAACTCTTGGGTTAATTAATTAGTCTCAGACACTATGCCAGATGCacctggagaaaataaaaatgaaaaggtaaaaaaaaattaacttccgGTTATAAACATATAGTATTATTTTCAGTCATAAATACAGTAACTCAACTTTAGTCTTAGGGAAAAATAGATACTTTCTGGAGAAAACCTGAACTGAGAAAGTCTAAGTTTAcacatttgaattaatttttagaaCATACTGCTTTTCTAGGAAGTGATAAATATCCTCCAGACAAATGAAAGTAGGGATCCTATGTGAATAAACTTATCTAGGTCCTTCGCATTTTTTCTAGAAGTAAATCCTAGCTTCCAAATTGATTAAAAAAGCCTAATCTAAATGTCAGAAAATAACACTGAATTAAATTAGTTATTCAGGAACACTTGAGTTTTTCCAGAGGTAGGCAAGGCTAATTAATTTGTCTTAACCTCAGAAGTGTGACACATctgtattttattctt of the Halichoerus grypus chromosome 1, mHalGry1.hap1.1, whole genome shotgun sequence genome contains:
- the AGTR1 gene encoding type-1 angiotensin II receptor, whose amino-acid sequence is MILNSSIEDGIKRIQDDCPKAGRHNYIFVMIPTLYSIIFVVGIFGNSLVVIVIYFYMKLKTVASVFLLNLALADLCFLLTLPLWAVYTAMEYRWPFGNYLCKIASASVSFNLYASVFLLTCLSIDRYLAIVHPMKSRLRRTMLMAKVTCIIIWLLAGLASLPTIIHRNVFFIENTNITVCAFHYESQNSTLPIGLGLTKNILGFLFPFLIILTSYTLIWKTLKRAYEIQKNKPRNDDIFKIIMAIVLFFFFSWVPHQIFTFLDVLIQLGIIHDCKIADIVDTAMPITICIAYFNNCLNPLFYGFLGKKFKKYFLQLLKYIPPKAKSHSSLSTKMSTLSYRPSDHGNASTKKSASCVEVE